One Candidatus Limnocylindrales bacterium genomic region harbors:
- a CDS encoding uracil-DNA glycosylase, whose amino-acid sequence MDPETSRKIRAWLEREVALGLEVVPSSQSPAPNPQRSSAGTLERPWTGTPQRPSAYTPPTGEPQAPAVQPAVSAGISTAGDAPAASGSKLSELLVEPAVRSATTLDELRAALGECERCKLCRGRTNIVFGVGDPAARLMFVGEGPGEDEDRAGKPFVGKAGGLLDDIITKGMGLRRDDVYIANVVKCRPPNNRNPEPDEIVACEPFLRRQIELVRPEVIVSLGNFATQALLGDRTPISRRRGRWHEVGGVALMPTFHPAYLLRNPSDKRLVWDDIKLVMARLGLALPQRGQP is encoded by the coding sequence ATGGACCCTGAGACTTCGAGAAAGATCCGTGCGTGGCTCGAGAGGGAAGTCGCCCTCGGTCTCGAGGTCGTGCCGTCATCGCAGTCTCCGGCGCCGAACCCGCAGCGTTCATCCGCAGGGACGCTCGAGCGGCCATGGACAGGCACGCCGCAGCGTCCGTCGGCATACACGCCGCCGACGGGCGAGCCGCAGGCGCCCGCGGTGCAGCCAGCCGTTTCAGCGGGCATCTCCACTGCCGGCGACGCGCCCGCTGCGTCCGGATCGAAGCTTTCCGAGCTTCTCGTCGAGCCTGCCGTGCGCAGCGCGACGACGCTCGACGAGCTGCGCGCGGCGCTCGGAGAATGCGAGCGCTGCAAACTCTGCCGCGGCCGCACGAACATCGTTTTCGGCGTCGGCGATCCGGCGGCGCGCCTGATGTTCGTCGGCGAAGGCCCGGGCGAAGACGAGGATCGCGCAGGCAAGCCGTTCGTCGGTAAAGCCGGCGGACTGCTCGACGACATCATCACCAAGGGCATGGGGCTTCGCCGCGACGACGTCTACATCGCGAACGTCGTCAAATGCCGCCCGCCGAACAACCGTAATCCCGAGCCCGACGAGATCGTCGCGTGCGAGCCGTTCCTGCGCCGGCAGATCGAGCTCGTGCGGCCCGAGGTCATCGTCTCGCTCGGCAACTTCGCGACGCAGGCGCTGCTCGGAGACCGCACGCCGATCTCGCGCCGGCGCGGACGCTGGCATGAAGTGGGCGGCGTTGCGCTGATGCCGACGTTTCATCCCGCCTACCTGCTGCGCAATCCGTCCGACAAGCGCCTTGTCTGGGATGACATCAAGCTGGTGATGGCCCGTCTCGGGCTCGCGCTGCCGCAGCGAGGACAGCCGTGA
- the coaBC gene encoding bifunctional phosphopantothenoylcysteine decarboxylase/phosphopantothenate--cysteine ligase CoaBC, producing the protein MMRALDGKRVLLCIGGGIAAYKCPELVRRLAAEGADVQVAMTRAAREFVSPLVLQTLSHHPVALELLDAREDAAIGHIRIADEADVVLVAPATANLISRLASGMADDIVAAALLVARCPVVVAPSMNTNMLGHPAVARNLAMLASFGYRIVESDSGELACGYEGAGRLPDAEALVAEVRAALSPKDFSGKRILVSAGPTREALDPVRYLTNRSSGRMGYAVAAAAWRRGADVTLVSGPTSLATPRGVTRVDVTSAKEMYDAMLAHAPDSNAVVMVAAVADYRPREAAPEKIKKQNGRPATLELAENDDILAALGRLPGKRIVVGFAAETQNMVENARAKLERKRVHLIVGNDVTRTGAGFETETNAAVLVDAGGQIDTGLVSKDRLADMILDRVATLPLA; encoded by the coding sequence ATGATGCGCGCGCTCGACGGCAAAAGAGTGCTTCTGTGCATCGGGGGCGGGATCGCCGCCTACAAGTGTCCCGAGCTCGTCCGGCGCCTCGCGGCCGAAGGCGCCGACGTGCAGGTTGCAATGACGCGCGCGGCCCGCGAGTTCGTCTCTCCGCTGGTGCTGCAGACGCTGTCGCACCATCCCGTGGCGCTCGAGCTGCTCGATGCGCGCGAAGACGCGGCGATCGGTCACATCCGCATCGCCGACGAGGCCGACGTCGTGCTGGTCGCGCCGGCGACCGCAAACCTCATCTCGCGCCTCGCGAGCGGAATGGCCGACGACATCGTCGCCGCCGCGCTGCTGGTTGCGCGTTGTCCCGTCGTCGTCGCGCCGTCGATGAACACCAACATGCTCGGTCATCCTGCGGTGGCGAGGAATCTCGCGATGCTCGCGTCGTTCGGCTACCGGATCGTCGAGAGCGACAGCGGCGAGCTCGCGTGCGGCTACGAAGGCGCCGGGCGGCTTCCGGATGCCGAGGCACTGGTCGCCGAGGTTCGCGCCGCGCTGTCGCCGAAGGATTTTTCCGGCAAGCGGATCCTGGTCTCCGCGGGACCCACGCGCGAAGCGCTCGATCCGGTGCGCTACCTCACCAATCGCTCGAGCGGCCGCATGGGCTACGCGGTTGCGGCCGCGGCGTGGCGCCGCGGCGCCGATGTTACGCTGGTTTCCGGTCCGACTTCGCTTGCGACTCCGCGCGGAGTCACGCGCGTCGACGTGACGAGCGCGAAGGAAATGTACGACGCGATGCTCGCCCATGCACCGGACAGCAATGCCGTCGTCATGGTTGCGGCGGTCGCCGACTACCGGCCGAGGGAAGCTGCGCCCGAGAAGATCAAGAAACAGAACGGCAGGCCGGCAACGCTCGAGCTTGCCGAGAACGACGACATCCTTGCGGCGCTCGGCCGCCTTCCCGGCAAACGCATCGTCGTCGGTTTTGCCGCCGAAACCCAGAACATGGTCGAGAACGCGCGCGCCAAGCTCGAGCGCAAGCGCGTACACCTGATCGTCGGAAACGACGTGACCCGGACGGGCGCGGGTTTCGAGACCGAAACCAATGCGGCCGTGCTCGTCGATGCGGGGGGACAGATCGACACCGGGCTCGTCAGCAAGGACCGGCTCGCCGACATGATCCTCGACCGCGTCGCGACGCTTCCGCTCGCCTGA
- a CDS encoding lysylphosphatidylglycerol synthase transmembrane domain-containing protein — translation MPANGRRALQFGAGLGLSGLFLWLAFRGEDWGAIRERLADADYRYVALMVPFGAYNLYARCQRWKILIERTNRRSVPMMPIYSASAIGFMANMVLPFRVGDIARPLLAARGAGLPVASTFATSVVERVLDLLALAIFGLGIVMAADVPPEIRRSAQAAAVLAIVTFAGAIGVVVRRKTVLPKLDHLWRRIPKVGPVLLRLEHEFVDGMAPIAEPVLLVRLFAWSMWIWFSIAISFAIGFRATGIDIPFIGGGITVSTIVALAVAFPSAPAFVGQFEWGCKVALEQIHGVDGSTAIGYSILVHTTQFFTQVLLGVVFLAREGLSLRDLASLNEESAEAAEADPIPGP, via the coding sequence ATGCCAGCCAATGGCCGTAGAGCGCTGCAGTTCGGCGCAGGCCTTGGACTTTCCGGCCTGTTCCTCTGGCTCGCGTTTCGCGGCGAGGACTGGGGCGCGATTCGCGAGCGCCTGGCAGACGCCGACTACCGATACGTCGCACTGATGGTCCCGTTCGGCGCGTACAACCTGTACGCGCGCTGCCAGCGCTGGAAGATTCTCATCGAACGAACCAACCGGCGCAGCGTGCCGATGATGCCGATCTATTCGGCGTCGGCGATCGGCTTCATGGCCAACATGGTTCTTCCGTTTCGCGTCGGCGACATCGCACGACCGCTGCTGGCCGCGCGCGGTGCGGGATTGCCGGTGGCTTCGACGTTCGCCACGTCGGTGGTCGAGCGCGTGCTCGATCTGCTTGCGCTGGCGATCTTCGGGCTCGGCATCGTGATGGCGGCCGACGTGCCGCCGGAGATCCGCAGATCCGCGCAGGCTGCCGCCGTCCTTGCGATCGTCACGTTTGCGGGCGCCATTGGCGTCGTCGTTCGCCGCAAGACCGTTCTTCCGAAGCTCGATCATCTCTGGAGGCGCATTCCGAAGGTCGGTCCGGTGCTGCTGCGCCTCGAGCACGAATTCGTCGACGGAATGGCACCGATCGCCGAGCCGGTGCTTCTCGTGCGCCTGTTCGCATGGTCGATGTGGATCTGGTTTTCGATCGCGATCTCATTCGCGATCGGGTTTCGCGCGACCGGCATCGACATCCCGTTCATCGGCGGCGGGATCACCGTATCGACGATCGTTGCGCTCGCAGTCGCATTCCCGTCGGCGCCGGCGTTCGTCGGCCAGTTCGAGTGGGGCTGCAAGGTCGCGCTCGAGCAGATCCACGGCGTCGACGGCTCGACGGCGATCGGCTATTCGATTCTCGTGCACACGACGCAGTTCTTCACGCAGGTGCTGCTCGGCGTCGTCTTCCTCGCGCGCGAAGGCCTGAGCCTGCGCGACCTCGCCAGTCTCAACGAGGAATCCGCCGAAGCAGCCGAAGCCGATCCGATCCCGGGACCATGA
- a CDS encoding YfhL family 4Fe-4S dicluster ferredoxin, translating to MATMITEECINCGACEPECPNTAIYEGGVQWEAADGSMHDAITEDIYYIVPQKCTECVGFFDQEQCAAVCPVDCCVPNPQIPETEDVLLERAKALHADVQIPEPPPSRFRR from the coding sequence ATGGCCACGATGATCACAGAAGAATGCATCAACTGCGGAGCCTGCGAGCCCGAATGCCCGAACACCGCCATCTACGAGGGCGGCGTTCAGTGGGAGGCGGCCGATGGCTCGATGCACGACGCGATCACGGAGGACATTTACTACATCGTCCCCCAGAAATGCACCGAGTGCGTGGGCTTCTTCGATCAGGAGCAGTGCGCGGCGGTCTGTCCGGTCGACTGCTGCGTGCCGAACCCGCAGATCCCGGAAACCGAGGACGTGCTGCTCGAGCGGGCCAAGGCGCTCCACGCCGACGTCCAGATCCCGGAACCTCCTCCGTCACGCTTCCGCCGCTGA
- a CDS encoding polyprenyl synthetase family protein, protein MIAARESRLTEIADYLINAGGKRVRPAVALLLFRACGGTDPTDMIDLSVSLELIHTATLLHDDIIDSNDVRRGKDAAPKRFGIADTLVTGDFLFSRAFQVCGRFEESVVNWAADACVELTEGEIMQGRFRRNPSVTFEDYLEIIARKTASLFAVGTRIAGHLAGFSPARVEEMYGCGREIGIAFQMIDDVLDIEGDESRIGKRIGTDLVDGNPSLPIVWGLGMPSVRKAFLEENVDAGVIAAAIGEIRGSGILERVRELAVEHAKSAVKVVDSLPASECRDGIRTLIENLVSRDL, encoded by the coding sequence ATGATCGCGGCGCGCGAATCCCGCCTCACCGAAATCGCCGATTACCTGATCAATGCCGGAGGCAAGCGAGTGCGCCCGGCCGTGGCGCTGCTGCTCTTCCGGGCGTGCGGCGGCACCGATCCGACCGACATGATCGACCTTTCGGTCTCGCTCGAGCTCATCCATACCGCCACGCTTCTGCACGACGACATCATCGACTCGAATGACGTTCGCCGCGGGAAGGATGCGGCGCCGAAGCGCTTCGGGATCGCCGATACGCTGGTGACCGGCGACTTCCTTTTCTCGCGCGCATTCCAGGTGTGCGGGCGCTTCGAAGAGAGCGTCGTCAACTGGGCCGCGGACGCGTGCGTCGAGCTGACCGAAGGCGAGATCATGCAGGGTCGCTTCCGGCGAAACCCGTCGGTCACGTTCGAGGACTATCTCGAGATCATCGCGCGCAAGACCGCTTCGCTGTTTGCGGTGGGCACGCGCATCGCCGGACACCTCGCCGGGTTCTCGCCGGCGCGCGTCGAAGAGATGTACGGATGCGGGCGCGAGATCGGCATTGCGTTCCAGATGATCGACGACGTGCTCGACATCGAGGGAGACGAGAGCCGCATCGGCAAGCGCATCGGCACCGATCTCGTCGACGGAAACCCGTCGCTTCCGATCGTCTGGGGCCTCGGCATGCCGTCGGTCCGAAAAGCATTCCTGGAAGAGAACGTCGACGCCGGCGTGATCGCTGCTGCGATCGGCGAGATCCGGGGCTCGGGAATCCTCGAGCGCGTTCGCGAGCTCGCCGTCGAGCACGCGAAGTCGGCGGTCAAGGTCGTCGATTCACTCCCCGCTTCCGAGTGCCGCGACGGGATCCGAACGCTGATCGAGAACCTCGTCTCGCGCGACCTCTGA
- a CDS encoding SPOR domain-containing protein — translation METGPFGLLRNPFQRSAELDDGCLPNAMAAVLSELQSGLSAPRGVGVLVGERGAGKSLAAASFARRLGAVARVALLVQPTSSVSAIARDALMQIDPSDFDFAIDEDWVRALHANAERRGRAGSTTAIVIDDAHRLSPQTLSDLVKLFGEEDPLRLHIFLFGRPRLLEHIEAGGDDALGAHLLQICRLETLTVRESVRYLERRIAICGGELAALFTDDAIDEIVRRSEGRLMALEEVAGGALRRAAKRGSKRIVAEDVMAVMPRAIAEEDRSMANRQQPINFRISDDVRADASEAVDEWTDDEDEETVEWGEVGDQDEDADELWQTEAEAEDDELPEASALSWDTAPHRLGQDRALDDDASYEAIFAGRAAAGARAAKQKPAARKQMAGRAVLSLAACLGLVWAANHLPSPASESRHGRDAKLFAEPLSTKPEQILRLASTIEEADADAQVVAWRQQPPPAPAAVTAKAASAAAPVAESHATVADYGRDATAQAATGPQLDPARAASRAVDAKEKSAGASAKDAGKTVATASAPKQLPAVASAKTATAKATPAVFTVQLGAFKTRSNAEEMVTKLRGKPTRILQEGGLYRVMSGSFANRHEATAHEAALKRAGYTTFIRTASF, via the coding sequence GTGGAGACGGGTCCTTTCGGTCTGCTTCGAAATCCTTTTCAGCGTTCTGCCGAGCTCGATGACGGCTGCCTGCCGAATGCGATGGCTGCGGTGCTGTCCGAGCTTCAATCGGGACTGAGTGCACCGCGCGGCGTCGGCGTGCTCGTCGGCGAGCGCGGCGCCGGCAAATCGCTGGCTGCGGCTTCGTTCGCGCGAAGGCTCGGCGCGGTCGCGCGTGTCGCGCTTCTCGTTCAGCCGACTTCGTCGGTGTCGGCGATCGCTCGCGATGCGCTCATGCAGATCGATCCGTCGGACTTCGACTTCGCGATCGACGAAGACTGGGTGCGCGCGCTGCACGCGAATGCCGAGCGTCGTGGCCGCGCCGGCAGCACCACGGCGATCGTCATCGACGATGCGCATCGCCTGTCGCCGCAGACTCTTTCGGATCTCGTCAAGCTGTTTGGCGAGGAGGATCCGCTTCGACTTCACATTTTCCTGTTCGGCCGCCCGCGACTTCTCGAACACATCGAAGCCGGCGGCGACGATGCGCTCGGCGCACACCTGCTGCAGATCTGCCGCCTCGAGACGCTGACCGTGCGCGAGAGCGTGCGTTATCTGGAACGCCGCATCGCGATCTGTGGCGGCGAGCTCGCAGCTCTTTTCACCGACGACGCGATCGATGAGATCGTGCGCAGGTCCGAAGGTCGCCTGATGGCCCTCGAGGAAGTTGCCGGCGGAGCGCTGCGCCGCGCCGCAAAAAGAGGCTCGAAGCGCATCGTTGCGGAAGATGTGATGGCGGTGATGCCGAGAGCAATCGCCGAGGAGGATCGATCCATGGCCAACCGTCAGCAGCCGATCAATTTCCGGATTTCCGACGATGTTCGTGCCGATGCTTCCGAAGCCGTCGACGAATGGACCGACGACGAAGACGAAGAGACCGTCGAGTGGGGCGAAGTCGGCGATCAGGACGAAGACGCCGACGAGCTGTGGCAGACCGAGGCCGAAGCAGAGGACGACGAGTTGCCCGAAGCGTCCGCGCTGTCGTGGGATACGGCTCCGCATCGTCTCGGGCAAGACCGCGCGCTGGACGACGATGCGAGCTACGAAGCGATCTTCGCCGGGCGTGCCGCTGCAGGCGCGCGGGCTGCGAAGCAGAAGCCGGCCGCACGAAAACAGATGGCGGGCAGGGCCGTGCTGAGCCTTGCGGCGTGTCTCGGGCTTGTCTGGGCCGCCAACCATCTTCCTTCGCCGGCATCCGAATCGCGTCATGGCCGTGACGCCAAGCTGTTCGCCGAGCCGCTGTCTACGAAACCCGAACAGATCCTGCGTCTCGCGTCGACGATCGAGGAAGCCGACGCCGATGCCCAGGTCGTCGCATGGCGCCAGCAGCCGCCGCCGGCACCGGCCGCAGTCACAGCGAAGGCCGCGAGCGCCGCGGCACCCGTGGCCGAGTCGCATGCGACCGTTGCTGACTACGGGCGCGACGCGACTGCGCAGGCTGCGACAGGACCTCAGCTCGATCCGGCGCGCGCAGCGAGTCGCGCCGTTGATGCGAAGGAAAAGTCGGCAGGCGCGTCCGCGAAAGACGCGGGCAAGACCGTCGCCACTGCTTCCGCGCCGAAGCAGCTTCCTGCAGTAGCCAGTGCGAAGACCGCAACCGCGAAAGCGACGCCCGCGGTCTTTACGGTCCAGCTCGGAGCGTTCAAGACGCGCAGCAATGCCGAGGAGATGGTGACCAAGCTTCGCGGCAAGCCCACCCGGATCCTTCAAGAAGGAGGCCTCTATCGCGTGATGAGCGGCTCGTTTGCGAACCGGCACGAGGCGACGGCCCACGAGGCGGCCCTCAAGCGCGCGGGGTACACGACGTTCATTCGGACGGCGTCGTTCTGA
- a CDS encoding PaaI family thioesterase — protein MGDDRGTTNGNGNGCFGCSLDNERGLGLVFERGEGMVEAQTSLGHAFAGYDGLVHGGIVSTLLDEAMGWAILELAGRFAVTRSLTVDFRRPVFVDKPLRIQARIAGEESDGALRVEAGVTDARGRLLASAIGIWVPVRASRVRPGKPASR, from the coding sequence GTGGGAGACGATCGCGGGACCACCAACGGAAACGGAAACGGCTGTTTCGGCTGCAGCCTCGACAACGAGCGCGGCCTCGGCCTGGTCTTCGAGCGCGGCGAAGGGATGGTCGAAGCGCAGACGTCGCTCGGGCATGCGTTCGCGGGCTATGACGGGCTCGTGCACGGCGGCATCGTCTCGACGCTTCTCGACGAGGCGATGGGCTGGGCCATCCTCGAGCTCGCCGGTCGCTTCGCCGTCACGCGATCGCTGACGGTCGATTTTCGCCGTCCGGTCTTCGTCGACAAGCCGCTCAGGATCCAGGCGCGGATTGCCGGCGAAGAGAGCGATGGTGCGCTCCGCGTCGAAGCCGGGGTCACCGACGCGCGCGGACGATTGCTCGCAAGCGCGATCGGAATCTGGGTGCCTGTTCGCGCGAGCCGCGTGCGCCCGGGCAAGCCGGCAAGCAGGTAG
- a CDS encoding TetR family transcriptional regulator produces the protein MNPRARRIVDTAIELAEKGGFEAVRLRDVAAEADVALGTLYRYFRSKEDMLIAALSSEVESLEARIHARPMPGGSPLERVDAFFRAATRGLMRRPRLARAILRAAASGDHELAEKVAAFHSRMSAMILSAMHGAPLAAAPVTNGGGQPVIAPSATQDELDIAAVLQHVWFSCLIGWAGGLMGQNEVIERMSTATALLLRATKNSHNGK, from the coding sequence ATGAACCCGCGTGCACGCCGCATTGTCGACACCGCCATCGAGCTCGCCGAGAAGGGCGGCTTCGAGGCCGTGCGGCTGCGCGACGTCGCGGCCGAAGCCGACGTCGCGCTCGGCACGCTCTATCGCTACTTCCGCAGCAAGGAAGACATGCTGATCGCGGCGCTGAGCTCGGAGGTCGAGTCGCTCGAAGCGCGCATCCATGCCCGGCCGATGCCCGGCGGCTCACCGCTCGAGCGCGTCGATGCATTCTTTCGCGCAGCAACCAGAGGCCTGATGCGGCGGCCGCGCCTGGCGCGCGCGATCCTGCGCGCCGCCGCCTCGGGCGACCACGAGCTTGCCGAGAAAGTCGCCGCGTTCCATTCGCGCATGAGCGCGATGATTCTTTCCGCGATGCACGGCGCGCCTCTTGCCGCTGCGCCGGTAACGAACGGCGGTGGCCAGCCGGTCATCGCGCCGTCGGCAACGCAGGACGAGCTCGATATCGCGGCGGTGCTGCAGCACGTCTGGTTCTCGTGCCTGATCGGTTGGGCCGGGGGCCTCATGGGACAGAACGAAGTGATCGAGCGCATGAGCACCGCAACGGCGCTGCTCCTGCGTGCGACGAAAAACAGTCACAACGGAAAATGA
- a CDS encoding Rieske 2Fe-2S domain-containing protein, which produces METESMSTTTDRYPMTPFPNGWFQVAYSDELAPGVAEPLHYFGQDYVLLRGTDGVARVFDAFCPHLGAHLGYGGKVEGDTIRCPFHGWKYDGSGKCVEIPYGKRIPPSARLRAHPVVERNGMVMLWHHAGGKAPEWEVPEVPQYGLEGWTPFVKRRWKIRTHNQDMAENSVDQAHFRYVHGTLSVPQSEAKTDGPCLHVFSQMKMGTPAGEIDGIIESKSWGFGFGQVSFRGIVETSLLTSVTPIDGEYVDVRFSFSVKSLGDERVTRGVGKALIADIEKQMREDIPIWENKAFLDRPVLCDGDGPIGVFRSWCKQFYGETAAAA; this is translated from the coding sequence ATGGAGACCGAATCGATGTCGACGACGACTGACCGCTACCCGATGACACCCTTCCCGAACGGCTGGTTCCAGGTCGCCTACAGCGACGAGCTCGCGCCCGGAGTCGCCGAACCGCTGCATTACTTCGGACAGGATTACGTGCTGCTGCGCGGAACCGACGGGGTTGCGCGCGTGTTCGACGCGTTCTGTCCGCATCTCGGCGCGCACCTCGGTTACGGCGGCAAGGTCGAAGGCGACACGATCCGCTGCCCGTTCCACGGATGGAAATACGACGGCAGCGGCAAATGCGTGGAAATCCCGTACGGCAAGCGCATTCCGCCTTCCGCAAGGCTGCGCGCGCACCCGGTGGTCGAGCGCAACGGCATGGTCATGCTGTGGCACCACGCCGGCGGCAAAGCGCCGGAATGGGAAGTTCCCGAAGTTCCGCAGTACGGGCTCGAAGGCTGGACGCCGTTCGTCAAACGCCGCTGGAAGATCCGCACGCACAACCAGGACATGGCCGAGAACTCGGTCGACCAGGCGCACTTCCGCTATGTGCACGGCACGCTCTCGGTGCCGCAGAGCGAAGCGAAGACCGACGGCCCGTGCCTGCACGTGTTCTCGCAGATGAAGATGGGAACGCCGGCCGGTGAAATCGACGGCATCATCGAATCGAAGTCGTGGGGTTTCGGATTCGGCCAGGTCAGCTTTCGCGGCATCGTCGAGACGTCGCTGCTGACTTCGGTGACGCCGATCGACGGCGAGTACGTCGACGTGCGTTTCTCGTTCAGCGTCAAGAGTCTCGGCGACGAGCGGGTCACACGCGGCGTCGGCAAGGCGCTGATCGCCGACATCGAAAAGCAGATGCGCGAAGACATCCCGATCTGGGAGAACAAGGCATTCCTCGATCGTCCGGTTCTGTGCGACGGAGACGGCCCGATCGGCGTGTTCCGTTCCTGGTGCAAGCAGTTCTACGGCGAAACCGCCGCAGCCGCATAG
- a CDS encoding wax ester/triacylglycerol synthase family O-acyltransferase: MSSFAYEPLSASDNTFLELENGGAHMHIAATSVFDAGSLGTDSGGIDIEKIRAYVESRLHLIPRYRQRLAYVPFGRLPVWVDDDHFNLAYHVRHTSLPRPGSIEQLKLLAGRIQSQRIDRAKPLWEFWVVEGLEDGNQFAVIQKTHHCMIDGMSGVDLMAVLLSPFASPTFDEGPRFVPRPPPTAPALALAEAWRGVRQPVDALVSLSSRIGDPVGVIRDVFDGVEGIAETLSSTARPASNTPWNAEIGPHRRFDWLRLDLAEIKSVKNVLGGTVNDVVLATVAGAVRRFLLQRGIDPDELRIRANVPVSVRSADEKGSLGNRIALWMTDLPVDEDDAVARLERVRITTHRLKESKQALGAQVLASVSDMTTWRLLAIAIRLSMRSRPFNLVVTNVPGPQVDLFLLDARLREIYPMVNLLPNQGLGVALFSYAGILHWGILADWDLVPDLDVFVADLERSFGELRAAASLMRTDVASGETARPV, encoded by the coding sequence ATGAGCAGCTTCGCATACGAGCCGCTGTCGGCATCGGACAATACGTTTCTCGAGCTCGAAAACGGCGGCGCGCACATGCACATCGCCGCGACGTCGGTGTTCGACGCCGGCTCGCTCGGGACCGACAGCGGCGGCATCGACATCGAGAAGATCCGCGCCTACGTCGAATCGCGCCTGCATCTGATCCCGCGTTATCGCCAGCGCCTCGCATACGTACCGTTCGGGCGGCTTCCGGTCTGGGTCGACGACGATCACTTCAATCTCGCGTACCATGTTCGCCACACGAGCCTTCCGCGGCCGGGATCGATCGAGCAGCTCAAGCTGCTGGCCGGCCGCATCCAGTCGCAGCGCATCGATCGCGCCAAGCCGCTATGGGAATTCTGGGTCGTCGAAGGCCTCGAGGACGGCAACCAGTTCGCGGTCATCCAGAAGACCCATCACTGCATGATCGACGGGATGTCGGGCGTCGACCTGATGGCCGTGCTGCTCAGTCCGTTTGCCTCGCCGACGTTCGACGAAGGGCCGAGGTTCGTGCCGAGGCCGCCGCCGACGGCGCCGGCTCTGGCGCTTGCCGAAGCGTGGCGCGGCGTTCGTCAGCCGGTCGACGCGCTGGTGTCGCTGTCGTCGCGCATCGGAGATCCGGTCGGCGTCATCCGCGACGTGTTCGACGGCGTCGAAGGGATTGCCGAGACGCTGTCATCGACTGCGCGCCCCGCGTCGAACACGCCATGGAACGCGGAAATCGGACCGCACCGGCGCTTCGACTGGCTGCGCCTCGACCTTGCCGAGATCAAGTCGGTCAAGAACGTGCTCGGTGGGACCGTCAACGACGTCGTGCTCGCGACCGTTGCCGGAGCGGTGCGCCGCTTCCTACTCCAGCGCGGAATCGATCCCGACGAGCTGCGCATTCGCGCGAACGTACCGGTCAGCGTGCGCAGCGCCGACGAGAAGGGCAGTCTCGGCAACCGCATCGCGCTGTGGATGACCGATCTGCCGGTCGATGAAGACGACGCCGTCGCGCGTCTCGAGCGCGTGCGCATCACGACGCATCGGCTGAAGGAATCCAAGCAGGCGCTCGGCGCCCAGGTGCTCGCGAGCGTCAGCGACATGACGACGTGGCGGCTGCTCGCGATCGCCATTCGCCTGTCGATGCGCTCGCGTCCGTTCAACCTCGTGGTCACGAACGTGCCGGGTCCGCAGGTCGACCTGTTCCTGCTCGATGCGCGCCTGCGCGAGATCTATCCGATGGTCAACCTGCTGCCGAACCAGGGCCTCGGCGTCGCGCTGTTCAGCTACGCCGGAATCCTGCACTGGGGAATCCTGGCGGACTGGGACCTTGTGCCGGACCTCGATGTCTTCGTCGCCGACCTCGAGCGATCGTTTGGCGAGCTGCGTGCGGCGGCCAGCCTGATGCGCACCGACGTGGCGTCCGGCGAAACCGCACGGCCGGTGTAA